TCCAGGTGGAACAAACAAATTCTTGGAGGTGGTCAACAAACGCTAGTTTCGATACCTACACACTCGCCAGTCAGTTGTTAATGACGCACTTCTCCAGCGAGTTTGGTTTCTGCAGATATGATTCCATCCATTGAGTTGGTAAAATGTGTCTGACAGTCAATACTTAGTGTATTGCAAAGAAACATTTGCAATCTGTTTTAAACACCCCCCCAAACACATTTACAATTTTAAAGAGTACACTCAATCCTAATCCTTCATAGCTGACAGTATCCCACTGCTTGTAATCACGCCAGTCCCTGTGTTTGCAGATTCCTTTTCCCTAAGTGTTTCGTCAGGAATGGTTATTTATTCCAGTACATCAAGTAATgcaatcaattaaaaataaataaagatgacaTCCCCTTAACAGTTGGACTTTTCTGAGGGTTCATTTGTAGATGTGTTGCTTGGTAAACCAAAATGTTTTCTATTAACAAGTAGTCTATGGGTAATGTTTTACTTTAACTCTGTAGTGTATGCATTCTATTCATGTTAATAACCAAGCCATTGTGCACAGAAATAAGGTTATCTGTggagtaatatatattttatttgtttccctCTTAGGTCAAAAATCTGTAGTTTCGACAAGCTCTTCGCCAGCTGTGCTGTCTTCTGCTAAGCGAGAAAGCCCTGCTGTGGCAACGGCTAAGCGAGAAAGCCCTGCTGTGGCAACGGCTAAGCGAGAAAGCGAAAGCCCTGCTGTGGCAACGGCTAAGCGAGAAAGCGAAAGCCCTGCTGTGGCAACGGCTAAGCGAGAAAGCGAAAGCCCTGCTGTGGCAACGGCTAAGCGAGAAAGCCCTGCTGTGGCAACGGCTAAGCGAGAAAGCCCTGCTGTTCCCCGTGCTATATACGGTTTCACCCCCGAGAAGATAGTTCGAGTGCATCTCACACAACTGGACCCCTCTTTATACAGTTTGAATTCTTCATTATTTCTTTCTTCAAAAGAGACGCAGAGAGCCTCAGTCAATCATAGCGCTGCACTGTCATCCCGTCTTTCCCCATCCCCTGAGAAACATCAGCAGAGCCATGATGACGTCCCTCCTCCCAAGCAACGGAACCGCTCCGCTCATACTCCAAAAGTGAATAGGCGGCAGAGGGGGAAGGGTAAACAAACCGGTCATCAAAGTAACTCTGATACTCCACCTGACCAGTGCAAAACCAACTTCTTGGATGTCAGTCCAATTGTTCACAAATACGAAGTGGTCTCTTATCAGGGTGTTCCTACGAAGGAAAGTAATGATGGTCCTCTTAAAGAAAGTCCTTCAGACCAGATAAAAACCAGAACTGACAAATCAAGAAAGTCCTTATCTTCAGTGGATGTTTCCAAGGTCACCAAAGCCAGAAAAAGCCTTGATGCTTCTTCTAAACCTTCCAGTGCTAATACAGACCAACCAACTGGAGAGCGGTCTGGTAGAGCCAGCAAAGGGGTTGGAGAGCAGGGTTCTGAATTGGAGGCAACTGTGGCACCTATGAGGCCTCTCCTCACGCTTAAACTGAAAAGACTAAGAGACAGTCAAGTTCCCAAAGTCAAATGGAAACTACGAGCTGGAAATAGGGAAGGAAGTGAGCTAGAAGATGAAGACACTGAGAAAGGTATACTTGAAGTTGATGGCAAGGAAAAGGTCAAAGAACAGAGACTACTGACTGAAGAAAAGTTTGTGCTTGACAGTAGGCTTTCTTCTGCATCGAGCACGGAAGCTTTATCTAAAAAGGAAGAAACCACTGATCAGACCATGCAGAATAGTCAAGATCAGACCAAAACGTCAACTGTTGAAGTAGACAAAGCATCAAACCATGAAGAAAACTGCCTTTCTGAGGAGAAACCTTTAGAAAATATTGTGTCTGGGTCTCTGCTGACAGGTGAGGAAGCTCTCCAAGAAACTGTAGAGAACCAACTGGCTCAGGGTTTAGCACCAGTAAATGAACTCGCTGATCTGGGGGATGCCTCTCCTGCCTTGTCAGAGTCTCCTCGAAAAAGGCTGAAAGTTTTTCGAAGGGGGGAGAGAGCTAAGCCCACTTATTCTTGGAAATCTGAGCGCACTGCCACTCAGAGACTAATAGCCAAGGTGAAGGAAGCACAGAGCAAAGCTCAGCCAAATCTTCAAGCTCAGTCTTCCAAAATGATTACCACCAGAAGTGGTGGCTTCGTCAAGCCCACAGTCAGTTTGCGCCCTTCCCGTGTGATAAAAATGCCTCGTAGATTCATGGACGATGAGCAACCAACTCTTGTCACCGAAATCCAGGCTAAGAAGGCTCCGTCTGAGCCAATTATTACCATGGCTGAGCTGGAGCAACAGGTGCTTTCTGATACTCTCCTTACCCCTTCGGACCCTCGTTTCAATCTTTTTAATGAAGATGATCACCTCAACTTGCTACCTCCAATGTCTCcccatacagactccacacagactGCTTCCTCTCAATCTTCCTCTGCTTCATCACCGGCTATACAGTCGGTTCCATTGGCTCCTCCTGAAAACATACGCAAAAATATCCTTCGGGCTCCAACTTTTTGTTGGAATTCCTTCAGTACTTCGCCTCCGGAGTCCCATGAAACACAATGTTCCACTCAACCACTTTTCCGACTGCCTTCTCCTGCCTCTCCCGATGAGCCCTTGCAGCCAAGTTCTCCTGCATCTGCACCATCTTCACCTCTTCCTTCCGACCTCCCTCCCAAGCCGGAGTCTGCCAAACGCTCTCCACTTCTCCGTGCTCCTCAATTCACTCCTAGTGAAGCCCACTTGAAAATTTACGAGGCTGTCTCCCTTCAGGACAATGAAGCCAAAACGGCTCCCTCTGCCGGTACTCACAGGATAAATCCGACAGACAACAGTTCAATTACTGTAGTCACTGCTTCTTTACCAGAGGTACTGCTGACACCTTCAGTTAAACATGGTGATTTGCAGCCTTTAGGAAGAAGGGCGAACCACTTGACTTTACCTCTGTTTGTTGACCCTGTTTCGGAGAACTTAGAAGCCCGTTGCAACTCATCTGAAGTAACTTTAACAATCCCAGAACAAACTGAAATGCTTCCTGAGCCAGATGAGACACTGAGCTTGAAATCTGAGAGCCCATCCAGTGATCTAGAGCTAAATACGGAATTTGATGTACAGAAAAGACCTCTGAAGATTGAACCCATGACTGTTTGTAGTGGTGACGTTCCTGAAGTGTTGAGTAAAGTTTCTGTCAAATCAAGATCACCATCTCCGGTGCAGTTGCCGTCACATGAAGACGGCTCCTCTTTCCCACCAAATGAACTTACGCTCTCCGGAACAGACAAGAAAGTCATCAGCCTGCTAGAAAAAGCCAAAATACAACTATTTAAGATTGATAAGCAGAAGAGTGTTGACCTGGTAAGGGTTACTGTTTTGTATGTCCTTAAATGAAAGAATTTGAGACCTTAGTACTTTGGCAGCACCTTTGCTTTTTCAGAATCTTGTCCCCCTGGGTGTAGGATAGAATTTTTGAGCACTTTTGTGGTCATGGTGGTAGCCCTGAACCAGCTAGAAAATGTCCGACGCGCATCTAGTATGCAAAATGCAACGCGTTTCGGTGCCCAGTGAATAAGTATCTATTTCGAAATGCAAAGCAGGATATATATTGGATGTGGGTCACCTGTTTTTCTAGCTGGTTCAGTACCACCATAAGCTCCAAAGTGCTCAAAACCCATGAAAAATTGTATTCTGCACCTAGGACATGGGGACAAAATACCCAAGAGACACATTACTGTCTTACTAAAGCACTTGAAGTATCCTAAATATTAGCACGTTTGTATAATCTATTGGGCTATACTGGATGTTGTGGGTAGTGCTGACTTGATAACACTTTTAGGTATATTTTTGCTTGTTCTAAAATGAAAGAAACaaggtttttagttttttttttttcttcccgtTTTTGAGGTGTTTGAGGTGCAAGTACcaaagtatttcaggagatgagtttGTTGTTGTGACaggacatggctgcatgtgacaggggcagtgacatgatatgagggggggagtggaggcagcaggaagccacagactgagagttatatagtggaaggagcagggtccccagcagcacagagtatatcaggagatgagtgatgtgttagtgaggacagggctgcatgtgacaggggcagtgacatgatatgaggaggggaatggagctAAGTTAGCAACCACAGTCCCCAAGTAAGACAGGAAGACTGTGTTGTCACACACCTCTCTCTATAatcaaagttcatacatccagtataatttattttcatctCTCCTGTTTGTAGTCATTTTCGGGTGCTCATACTTTTTTGCAGGATGcaggtgttgactcctctgctgAAAATGGCTCCAGGTCTCCAGGCGTGCAGGTAATGAATGCTTTGGAACGCAGAGTGGGCCCATACAATTCTCCTCATTTTACACAGCCGTTtaacttaatttttatttttatttttgtatttaagggGCAGGATTCACCCCTGCAGGGACCACGAATTAAACATGTGTGCCGGCATCCTGCTGTTGCCCTCGGACAGCCACGTGCCATGATCCCAGAGGACATCCCTAGGCTCAGCGCCTTGCCCCTGCGTGAGAGAGAGGCGACTGTTCCCGCAGCAGCACCTGAGGAAGGTGATTGACCTCACTTTGTTCTCAGGAAAAACTGTTGCAGACGAATAGTTTTTTGTGCACAGAATAATAAGCATGGTGTATTATCCTACGTGAAATCTTATACCCATATTTCCTGGTTCCCAGACTCCTCTACCTCTGAGCCCGAGACCACCACCGTAGTGAGACAGAGGCCGGTGAGGCAGccgccaccaccaccacctcgTAGAACGAGACCGGTGTCCAGGGCGAAACTGCGCATGACCAGATGCGGCGAATGCAAAGGCTGCTCAGTGATGGAGGATTGCGGCAAGTGTGTAAACTGCAAGGACAAAACCAAGTTTGGAGGACCCAACACCAAAAAGCAATGCTGCGTGTGAGTGGTTTTCAGTTCTTTGCCGGTCTCTTGAGAGGACTCAGTCTTACTAGTTACAGAGGAAGATAAACTGTAATCATCCCGTTATGTTAGACGCTACTCTTTGGGATTTTAAAGTCTTTCCTACATAGCAAGTTGCTGACTTGCGGCAATAAATCTACTGCTCTTTTAGCAACAATCATTCTCCCTCGTACATTCAGCATCGTATCAACCAATTTGACAGAGATCATAATCGCCAAGTTTATTTCTGTATCTTTATTATTTTTGAGTATAACGTTACAAACATTACAGCCTATTTACTGTCTGTGAAACAAACACCCGAATccaacacacaaacatacattgcATATTGGAAATTAAAATTGACCTTTATTATTAAATTTGCAATAGAACTGGTTGCATAATAACATGACACAACACTACATGGCTACAGGCTTTTCTGCCAGCGTACACTAATCTTTCATGCCCTGTTGTTTCATTGACCAATTTTgatccaatataaaatgtattttaacataaattgatttatttcaCTAGAAGTTACACAGCTTCTAGAGTCGGTGCCGTCTTTGGAGAGCCCTTGGACGCAGGCTAAACCCATTTATGGTCAGAAATCAAAACTGATCCCaaactaataaaatattaatatttcaaGTAGCATTAAAAAATGGAATTAGTGGTCTTCAAAGTATGTAAACATGTCACCTTTAGCCTTGTAAAGTGCCAGGCGTACCTGTCTTCATCCTCTTGCTGTTTTGGCATATCTTGGAGAAATTCTGCATTACAGGACTGTACCACCACCCCCCTCCCTTTTCTTCTCCAGCACTCACCTGTCTGTCTCTCCAGGTACCGGCGATGTGAACGGATTGAAGCCCGCAGGCAGCAGAGGTTGTCACAGAAAGGTGAGCGGACTTCCCTGGTAATCTTGTAGATGCACCTCCAAACCACAAGGGTACAGCTTTGTCTATGGGCATCAGACTTGCACCTTTTTGTTTTTTGAGGAATAAACCCATAATCTACACAATATTGAACACAGGATGTTGCTCTGAAACAGACGCATATGTGACTAAGTTTAAGAACATAAATCTTTGCAGGTAGTTCCATCACATCCTGCTACAAACACCATGTTAAGTCACCACATCTACATTTTTTTATCTGTTATCCCGAAACAGGACGAAAAGTGATTCGACACCTTCCTCCTGCGCGGGAAAGTCCCTGCGAGTCAGACGAATCTTTTCCAGATATTGGTCGAAATGAAGACACAGAAGTCTCTGACCGCCTAGAGTCTGGCCAGATGTCCCAGCGAAAATCCTCTCGCCGCTGTGTCAGGCAGCGCCCGTGTTACGGCCTCTTCCCCGATTCCGAGGATTCAGACTATGACCCGAGCCCCAGTGTCCCTCGCCGGAAACCAAGGCGGGAGTCTGGTAAGAGCGATGTAGCCGTATCTTCTGTAGATGTTTGACCCCTCTGCTTCGTCCGTCTTTGAAACTGGAGCTGGCAGTAGCTAACTTGCTCTTTATGTTCTACACTTGGCCATTGGTGATGTGATTTGTACCAGGGGAAAAAACCCCTTTTATTCTTGTCACAGATTTACTTCCCCAGGACTCGGAGGAGCAGAGTAAACCCCGAAGGACTCCGCAGCAGACAGTGATCCTCCGTGCCAGGTCTGGGCCAGAGCAGGTGAGTCGGTGGAAGCGGAGAAAGTCTTGTCGTTTCTCTCTGTCCTGCCGTGACCTCAGTCCTTTCTCCGTCTCTTTGTGTCTTAGGACTCCATGTTGAATGGTTCATCCACGAAGATAAAATCTTCTGACGGAACCCATCGGTTGCGTGTGGATTTCAAGGTGAGCCTTCTCCAAGGTCGTACTTTGGGTCTATCCGGTATATTCTCGCAGTTGGAACTTAGGTGGTTTCCTCTGCACCTTTCTCCAGTGTTTCGATGTTCCTTGTAGAATTAATATCTGGTCTTCTACAATTCTTTCAGGAGGACTGTGATCTGCAGAACGTGTGGCTGATGGGCGGACTCAGCATCCTGACGTCTGTTCCGATAACACCGACGCACCTGTGCCTGTTGTGCGCCAGTCACGGCCATCATCAGGTAAAGCGCCAGCCCCTCGGACAGATAGAAGTTTGGTTTCTCCTGTTACAGACCCCCTCTCACTGTTCATGTGTCTCCAGTTCCTGTACTGTCAGGTGTGCTGTGAGCCCTTCCACACGTTCTGCCTGGAGGAGTCTGACCGGCCTCTACCTGAGCAGGAGGACAGCTGGTGCTGCCAACGATGCAAGTTCTGCAACGTGTGCGGGCGCAAAGGGAAGGTCAAGAAGGTACTTAATCCCCTTTCCTGTATCTTATACTGAAATATCAACGTGAAATTGTTTCAGTCTCTAGAAAATCAAATGTAGTGGGAAAAACTTCTCATTTAACTCAAACTAGCAAAAGTGGATTTGGTTTAAgattaaattattgttttatttcattgtCTCAAAACAACAATAAATTGAAGAGAGAGAAGGTAATCCATAATGGGCACGAAAGTAACTGAACCTTTAGCGTCAAAACATGTTAGATTGCGTTAAATAAATTGtgaggtttttgttttgttctttaaatatatttatcctCGCTCTGATGTCTATCGTCTGTCTGCTGCTTAATCTAATGGACATATCCGTTCTcttctagcttttatttaatcTGGTAACTTGTTTCTTTTGTCTTCTTATCATCCAAGCCTTTGCTGGAGTGTGAACTTTGTAAGACAAACTATCACATTAACTGTCTGGGACCAAATTATCCCGTCAAACCGCCGCGCAGCAGGAAAGGTTGGGTAAGTGGCGTCTGTTGCCCCGGGGCCATGTTTTGTGATGTAAAAACTTTTCGTACCGAGGTTGTAAGTTTACTTAGTTTAGCAAAAGATTGAAAACAACCCCCCAAAGGGCGACTGTTGAGATAACTGAGTACTTAACGATGGCTTTATTGCAACAaaattaaaagttattttttatccaatttgtgtcccatgGGTGCTCGCCTTAGTGGTGCTGGTGGTGGTCTTGCTGGCTCCACCCTAGCGGGTGGGAGTAATGTCACTGATTCCGACTGAATTAATAGAGAATCAGAATTGCACTCAGTGTCAGTAGCAGTAAATAATCACTTTTTAAATGTAACCCCTATGTCTTTTTACTTTATCGGTACTGATTTAATGATCTTCCCCACTGTGGCTGAAACTAAGAACTGTTTATCATTCAATAGAGCAGGCCTGGCCGACCTGTGGATCTCcaagtgttgtaaaactacaagtccctgcatgccTTGCCATTTATGTGCTGGATATccgctggcagagcatgctgggtcttgtagtttcacgatGCCTGCCATTAAGATTAATTGAAAGCCGAATCGAAGGCAGATTAGCAGTAACTGAGCCTCTTCCTCAAGGGATTGTTCAGACCTTGCTCCCTACGTTTGACCCTATATTATATGATTAACACCTGCCTTTGGGCTCTTAGTGATTTGCAGGAAATTTAATTGCAGCTTTTGcttagtttttgtttgtttctctgcAATTGGTGCGTTGTTTTAAGATGGCTCTTGTGCATTGTAGCTGTGCTCGTCCTGTGTTCGCTGCAAAAGCTGCGGAGCGTGTCCCGCTGTGGACGCCGATATGGAGTTAACGGAAGGTGGAAACCTGTGCACGGAATGTTTCGGTCTGTACAATAAAGGTGAGGTTCTTTCTGTGGCTGCGTCTTGCCTTTGCCGTGTCCTTTGTTGAATGCTAAGTGCCCCTCTTCTTTCTTCCCAGGGAACTTCTGTCCCATCTGCAGCCGTTGCTATGAAGAAAACGACTACGAGAGCAAAATGATCCTGTGTGTTAAATGCGATAAGTGGGTGCACTCGAAGTGCGAGGGGCTTTCTGGTGAGTGTGTAGTCCGACTGGGTCCTTTTGGGCTTACTTTTGCTACATCATACAACCTCACTAACACTCGACTTTTCTGCAGACGAGGGATATGAGATCCTGTCCAACTTGCCCGAAAGTGTGGTGTACACTTGTCCCCCGTGTCTAGGCAGCAGCGGTGCAATATGGAGAGAGGCCATGCTCTCGGAGCTGACTGCCGGTCTTCACGAGATCCTGCAAGGACTCATGACCTCCAAACTTGC
Above is a genomic segment from Mixophyes fleayi isolate aMixFle1 chromosome 11, aMixFle1.hap1, whole genome shotgun sequence containing:
- the KMT2B gene encoding histone-lysine N-methyltransferase 2B isoform X1, which translates into the protein MAAAASAGPGASGSVRGRFPGRPWVGRSGNRADRARVPFHTVEKGADPADPAQLRILGLHLNMKRLAGACGRESDSTEEEFVGFSDNPTAKSPLRLALRSNKGQKSVVSTSSSPAVLSSAKRESPAVATAKRESPAVATAKRESESPAVATAKRESESPAVATAKRESESPAVATAKRESPAVATAKRESPAVPRAIYGFTPEKIVRVHLTQLDPSLYSLNSSLFLSSKETQRASVNHSAALSSRLSPSPEKHQQSHDDVPPPKQRNRSAHTPKVNRRQRGKGKQTGHQSNSDTPPDQCKTNFLDVSPIVHKYEVVSYQGVPTKESNDGPLKESPSDQIKTRTDKSRKSLSSVDVSKVTKARKSLDASSKPSSANTDQPTGERSGRASKGVGEQGSELEATVAPMRPLLTLKLKRLRDSQVPKVKWKLRAGNREGSELEDEDTEKGILEVDGKEKVKEQRLLTEEKFVLDSRLSSASSTEALSKKEETTDQTMQNSQDQTKTSTVEVDKASNHEENCLSEEKPLENIVSGSLLTGEEALQETVENQLAQGLAPVNELADLGDASPALSESPRKRLKVFRRGERAKPTYSWKSERTATQRLIAKVKEAQSKAQPNLQAQSSKMITTRSGGFVKPTVSLRPSRVIKMPRRFMDDEQPTLVTEIQAKKAPSEPIITMAELEQQVLSDTLLTPSDPRFNLFNEDDHLNLLPPMSPHTDSTQTASSQSSSASSPAIQSVPLAPPENIRKNILRAPTFCWNSFSTSPPESHETQCSTQPLFRLPSPASPDEPLQPSSPASAPSSPLPSDLPPKPESAKRSPLLRAPQFTPSEAHLKIYEAVSLQDNEAKTAPSAGTHRINPTDNSSITVVTASLPEVLLTPSVKHGDLQPLGRRANHLTLPLFVDPVSENLEARCNSSEVTLTIPEQTEMLPEPDETLSLKSESPSSDLELNTEFDVQKRPLKIEPMTVCSGDVPEVLSKVSVKSRSPSPVQLPSHEDGSSFPPNELTLSGTDKKVISLLEKAKIQLFKIDKQKSVDLDAGVDSSAENGSRSPGVQGQDSPLQGPRIKHVCRHPAVALGQPRAMIPEDIPRLSALPLREREATVPAAAPEEDSSTSEPETTTVVRQRPVRQPPPPPPRRTRPVSRAKLRMTRCGECKGCSVMEDCGKCVNCKDKTKFGGPNTKKQCCVYRRCERIEARRQQRLSQKGRKVIRHLPPARESPCESDESFPDIGRNEDTEVSDRLESGQMSQRKSSRRCVRQRPCYGLFPDSEDSDYDPSPSVPRRKPRRESDLLPQDSEEQSKPRRTPQQTVILRARSGPEQDSMLNGSSTKIKSSDGTHRLRVDFKEDCDLQNVWLMGGLSILTSVPITPTHLCLLCASHGHHQFLYCQVCCEPFHTFCLEESDRPLPEQEDSWCCQRCKFCNVCGRKGKVKKPLLECELCKTNYHINCLGPNYPVKPPRSRKGWLCSSCVRCKSCGACPAVDADMELTEGGNLCTECFGLYNKGNFCPICSRCYEENDYESKMILCVKCDKWVHSKCEGLSDEGYEILSNLPESVVYTCPPCLGSSGAIWREAMLSELTAGLHEILQGLMTSKLAAPLLHCAQCACGDNQGKYHLSPCDLESLGQLLEEGYYSSIATFNDNMVWIIQNNIESGELDVHGEAVKSLYIKFMEKCFSWFNVQDSKYWEKKQKSVSNGLLPHAVVPPYADHTYAHWREREDSSKSSNGDAPQLAPPQKVKKEAEAESDREAVRDTRQCALCLKYGDDEPKDAGRLLYIGQNEWTHINCAIWSAEVFEENDGSLKNVHAAVARGRQMRCEHCLKIGATVGCCLSTCLSNFHFMCARASHCSFQDDKKMFCQKHTNLLDGTTVAPDAFDVLRRVYVDFEGISFRRKFLQGLEPETVNMMIGSMKIDSLGMLTDLSVSEGKIYPVGYQCSRLYWSTLDARRRCWYKCRVVEHHPKEGDIPHEGEDGVGENLTIIHSPGLVPVQQPRFSPPAPEPASLARPPPPPEPIPNATHRSFVGARIKAPNYSPSRRPLGGSSRPLPSPGSPSSSPLSHHILTVSDPEVTPLRRTRRPPAPNPRVTLQSSARLPRDPTSPTPSNMSYPLSRCSSAENETLQLLCGISDMEVVSLDSGLTAGPLQCGAQLVVGTDVPVDESEGGSSSEEEAGEDYYGLTRTVVSHEPFSPLLSTATSGHIEQLDGIHDSTDSEDTSQSHHRPLGSGKTPSHLPSDIVEFVLKNAGSSGTALPTQQQPVSSSTATTSSSAQNGDTAPTLSNGTDCVTYQTSQGPPPLRDPPQLQRVCRPLIPMPPNGPFCAPDTPSVNKPGSKFILLNKATGQMVIKMQSGSSDVVGHLPSGQDTLKLDPVPIMRAPLVRPNKVAPKVVKAPIPCLPQTSTALLPTPSPSPTQSLGTVFLQTTPSAPQSWTFRVLPMLNLVQGTGQLTLGTQAVMAPTITGIPQTCLVQGLPMNTGLLSVASTPLHQQPQVQQPQLPVQVQQPQLPVQVQRPLIQPAPPKAVHVPPVPIKRPCATAVSGSRNKKPKLETTDKLEFLDPHKLTQSVTLNFNSASDTLINTRPKRARIKTPMVQEVLDLDSMDEDEQSMDSGLHLDLTVDVKTEDPPLETAKESPFSESPPVSIFADFSPNFDDFEDPFLEEKENLLPRKGSPYLRFEIISEDGFYTQSDSAEGAWKTVVEKVQEARGVGRLRHLSFSAGLSGARMLGVQHDAVLFLLEQLVGAERCRGYKFLFHPQEVDEEELAVNSSGCARSQCYARKCTFDMFNFLASQHRTLPEICLYEEEEEEVQLKSTRRATSLDLPMAMRFRHLKKTSKEAVGVYRSAIHGRGLFCKRNIDAGEMVIEYSGIVIRSVLTDKREKYYDSKGIGCYMFRIDDFDVVDATMHGNAARFINHSCEPNCYSRVIHVEGQKHIVIFALRSIYRGEELTYDYKFPIEDANNKLPCNCGAKKCRRFLN
- the KMT2B gene encoding histone-lysine N-methyltransferase 2B isoform X3, with protein sequence MAAAASAGPGASGSVRGRFPGRPWVGRSGNRADRARVPFHTVEKGADPADPAQLRILGLHLNMKRLAGACGRESDSTEEEFVGFSDNPTAKSPLRLALRSNKGQKSVVSTSSSPAVLSSAKRESPAVATAKRESPAVATAKRESESPAVATAKRESESPAVATAKRESESPAVATAKRESPAVATAKRESPAVPRAIYGFTPEKIVRVHLTQLDPSLYSLNSSLFLSSKETQRASVNHSAALSSRLSPSPEKHQQSHDDVPPPKQRNRSAHTPKVNRRQRGKGKQTGHQSNSDTPPDQCKTNFLDVSPIVHKYEVVSYQGVPTKESNDGPLKESPSDQIKTRTDKSRKSLSSVDVSKVTKARKSLDASSKPSSANTDQPTGERSGRASKGVGEQGSELEATVAPMRPLLTLKLKRLRDSQVPKVKWKLRAGNREGSELEDEDTEKGILEVDGKEKVKEQRLLTEEKFVLDSRLSSASSTEALSKKEETTDQTMQNSQDQTKTSTVEVDKASNHEENCLSEEKPLENIVSGSLLTGEEALQETVENQLAQGLAPVNELADLGDASPALSESPRKRLKVFRRGERAKPTYSWKSERTATQRLIAKVKEAQSKAQPNLQAQSSKMITTRSGGFVKPTVSLRPSRVIKMPRRFMDDEQPTLVTEIQAKKAPSEPIITMAELEQQVLSDTLLTPSDPRFNLFNEDDHLNLLPPMSPHTDSTQTASSQSSSASSPAIQSVPLAPPENIRKNILRAPTFCWNSFSTSPPESHETQCSTQPLFRLPSPASPDEPLQPSSPASAPSSPLPSDLPPKPESAKRSPLLRAPQFTPSEAHLKIYEAVSLQDNEAKTAPSAGTHRINPTDNSSITVVTASLPEVLLTPSVKHGDLQPLGRRANHLTLPLFVDPVSENLEARCNSSEVTLTIPEQTEMLPEPDETLSLKSESPSSDLELNTEFDVQKRPLKIEPMTVCSGDVPEVLSKVSVKSRSPSPVQLPSHEDGSSFPPNELTLSGTDKKVISLLEKAKIQLFKIDKQKSVDLDAGVDSSAENGSRSPGVQGQDSPLQGPRIKHVCRHPAVALGQPRAMIPEDIPRLSALPLREREATVPAAAPEEDSSTSEPETTTVVRQRPVRQPPPPPPRRTRPVSRAKLRMTRCGECKGCSVMEDCGKCVNCKDKTKFGGPNTKKQCCVYRRCERIEARRQQRLSQKGRKVIRHLPPARESPCESDESFPDIGRNEDTEVSDRLESGQMSQRKSSRRCVRQRPCYGLFPDSEDSDYDPSPSVPRRKPRRESDLLPQDSEEQSKPRRTPQQTVILRARSGPEQDSMLNGSSTKIKSSDGTHRLRVDFKEDCDLQNVWLMGGLSILTSVPITPTHLCLLCASHGHHQFLYCQVCCEPFHTFCLEESDRPLPEQEDSWCCQRCKFCNVCGRKGKVKKPLLECELCKTNYHINCLGPNYPVKPPRSRKGWLCSSCVRCKSCGACPAVDADMELTEGGNLCTECFGLYNKGNFCPICSRCYEENDYESKMILCVKCDKWVHSKCEGLSDEGYEILSNLPESVVYTCPPCLGSSGAIWREAMLSELTAGLHEILQGLMTSKLAAPLLHCAQCACGDNQGKYHLSPCDLESLGQLLEEGYYSSIATFNDNMVWIIQNNIESGELDVHGEAVKSLYIKFMEKCFSWFNVQDSKYWEKKQKSVSNGLLPHAVVPPYADHTYAHWREREDSSKSSNGDAPQLAPPQKVKKEAEAESDREAVRDTRQCALCLKYGDDEPKDAGRLLYIGQNEWTHINCAIWSAEVFEENDGSLKNVHAAVARGRQMRCEHCLKIGATVGCCLSTCLSNFHFMCARASHCSFQDDKKMFCQKHTNLLDGTTVAPDAFDVLRRVYVDFEGISFRRKFLQGLEPETVNMMIGSMKIDSLGMLTDLSVSEGKIYPVGYQCSRLYWSTLDARRRCWYKCRVVEHHPKEGDIPHEGEDGVGENLTIIHSPGLVPVQQPRFSPPAPEPASLARPPPPPEPIPNATHRSFVGARIKAPNYSPSRRPLGGSSRPLPSPGSPSSSPLSHHILTVSDPEVTPLRRTRRPPAPNPRVTLQSSARLPRDPTSPTPSNMSYPLSRCSSAENETLQLLCGISDMEVVSLDSGLTAGPLQCGAQLVVGTDVPVDESEGGSSSEEEAGEDYYGLTRTVVSHEPFSPLLSTATSGHIEQLDGIHDSTDSEDTSQSHHRPLGSGKTPSHLPSDIVEFVLKNAGSSGTALPTQQQPVSSSTATTSSSAQNGDTAPTLSNGTDCVTYQTSQGPPPLRDPPQLQRVCRPLIPMPPNGPFCAPDTPSVNKPGSKFILLNKATGQMVIKMQSGSSDVVGHLPSGQDTLKLDPVPIMRAPLVRPNKVAPKVVKAPIPCLPQTSTALLPTPSPSPTQSLGTVFLQTTPSAPQSWTFRVLPMLNLVQGTGQLTLGTQAVMAPTITGIPQTCLVQGLPMNTGLLSVASTPLHQQPQVQQPQLPVQVQQPQLPVQVQRPLIQPAPPKAVHVPPVPIKRPCATAVSGSRNKKPKLETTDKLEFLDPHKLTQSVTLNFNSASDTLINTRPKRARIKTPMVQEVLDLDSMDEDEQSMDSGLHLDLTVDVKTEDPPLETAKESPFSESPPDFSPNFDDFEDPFLEEKENLLPRKGSPYLRFEIISEDGFYTQSDSAEGAWKTVVEKVQEARGVGRLRHLSFSAGLSGARMLGVQHDAVLFLLEQLVGAERCRGYKFLFHPQEVDEEELAVNSSGCARSQCYARKCTFDMFNFLASQHRTLPEICLYEEEEEEVQLKSTRRATSLDLPMAMRFRHLKKTSKEAVGVYRSAIHGRGLFCKRNIDAGEMVIEYSGIVIRSVLTDKREKYYDSKGIGCYMFRIDDFDVVDATMHGNAARFINHSCEPNCYSRVIHVEGQKHIVIFALRSIYRGEELTYDYKFPIEDANNKLPCNCGAKKCRRFLN